gggaaaaggaggccgcatttgtcggctacattcggaggagtctacgaatttggacagccttcggcgcgtcgctatgacgtaatcggtctacaaatgcggcctcaggaggatgcagcccatgaatttggacatataatataatcgcagcctttgcggttagaaaattgcacttgatcatgtcgcgatattatcgcaaatgcgatatatcgttcagccctaataGCTGGCTGGAGGACTCATGCCTAATGTTGAACACCTCAAAAACTGTATGTATTTTTCAAAACGCCCCTTAAACTTGAAGCAGTCAAACATATTCCTGGATGGAGTAGAGCTTGAATTAGCTCCAGAATTTAAATATCTTGGGGTCATTCTAGACCCAACATTATCCTTCAAGAGTCACATAAATAAAGTGTCCCAGGTACTTAAATTTAATAATTGAAATTTTAATCATAtaagtaataatttaaatattaatgttgcaaaaacttatttttactcaATGATCATCTCTCATATGGACTATTGTTTGATGTCCTGGTCACTTGCTTGTTCAACGACACttaaaactattgaaaacatttataaaagaagtttaaaactacttgacaaaaaaccgacttcccaccaccactgtcatgtgttaaaaaaacatacattactGAATTTCAATAACTTAGTGTAACTTAAAAGAGTGTGTTTAATATATAAAGTCTTACACTCCCTTGCTCCACCACCACTAAAGCAGTTCATTAGGCATAAAGAAAGCTTAGACAGGACCACTCAAGCTACAATCCGAGGAGACTTGTTTATACCCCACAGACGGACAGCATTTGGGCAGAACGTCCTCTCTGTCAAGGGAGGccatctgtggaacagtcttcctCAACCCATTAGAGAATGCTCTACACTCAATTTGTTtaaggcaaaggttaaaaactggttatggacaaatcaagtgtgtgatcatgtatgagttgtatagttttaatgttttatttgggaacagaatggtgtgtatgtgtaagtttggtgatggagtttttattatgaatgaatgatgaatttttatgtctattttttatgcttaaggacaacagatggaaattagcccttggctataatctggcatgtttacattcatgtaatttttttttttacatttatgttcattaacatgcaatgtcctaaataaaataaataaataaaaccaaatctacgcccagACAGACTCACAACCAGACACAgtgacaccatggacagacagagggaacacagagaagtgggagcaggcaggcacagAACAAAACCCTAACGAACAGCAACCCTTAACAAAAGACATAACAGAATAAACAAGAACATAGAATaacataaagaaacacaaaacacagagtcGTCAGACTCAGGGCCATGACAACACCATTACTTGAAGAGAAGGTATCCTGCTCTCCTTGTGTGTGTACGCTACACAATTCAGCAGTAGCCTAACTCCACTTGAAATAACGCGCGAAGTCAGGATGTAGCGTCCAACTCCTTTTAATTAGTGAGTATTTCCTCATGGAGTAAAACtgaaatacaaataacataGCTAAAATTAACCTAGCATCATTAGCACAACAAAATTAGATTCCAATACACATCCATTAGCGTTAGCACACAACTACTAAAGTATTCATCTACagcaaatatttccacaaaatatacataaatacaatccTACAATTCAATACAAATGAAAACTTACAGACGGTGGTGTCGATGGCACAAACAAAAGGCAGATGTCGCTGGATCAAATTTCCCCACATGTGATCCGCTAGGAACTAAACAAACATGGCTGACATCCTGTCACTTCCTGAAactggttttcaaaataaaacgaatttcaaaataaaagtagctCATTGCAAAGAGCCCCTATATTGCAATACATTAAGAGCGGAACAGAAGGTATTTTATCGAACTGGTGTTAATCACATGTGAACAGCAACTCTGCCAGTCTGCCGTCAGGTAACTCCTCTCTAGACCTCTAGCTCCCCCTACAGTCTGGGCATATTAACAACATCAAACACTGATACTAAGCAAATATGCATTTGCTGTTATCATTACACcatccctttttaaaaatataataattctACTTTCATAAACATAAACTATCTCTCCTTTTACTTGTTAAACCAAGCTTTGTCAATAAAAGGTTAAAAGCACAAGTAGTTTTCAACAATCATAATCAGTTCAACACCAGTACACAATTATAGTGCAACTTGTGTAAATACTATGACAATATTATCTTCCAAACAACGTATCAACACCTCTGTTCAATCAGTCTCATAGGTGGCTTTACTTGTCTTACAGAtcttctgtgtttgttcttATGTATGTGTAGCTGTTCCAGGTGATAGTATCTCCAGTGTGTGTTGGGGTTGTTCATCAGCCTCCAACCTCTATTCTACTCTACATGTCCGGAAGATCTTGGCGATTTTGTCTTCGAATAGCATTATCTTCTGCCTGAATGATGTATGATTTGGTTGAGCTTCCTTTGGAACATTTGCTTTGTGGCGTTGTGCGGTATACTAGCAGGCTTTGTTAGAAGTCAGTACTACTGTCTCTTGCCTTGCTCAGCAGCCTCTTCACTGTTTGGACTGACTTTTCCACTTGTCAATTAGATTGTGGGTAATGCAGGCTTGATGTTGTGTGAACAAAGTCCCATTCCTTGGCAAACTGTCAAAACTTAATAtttgcttcacataaacatagtcattaattccctcttacttttgctgttttgctttcaccacgataaaaatcacacctcacatctgcacagctctctctctctctctctctctctctcagtgtgcttcaagaacagtttcccatctaaaaATCTCTGTTTCCTGCATTATTCTCTTGCTTAttaccagtgatgggaataacgttACTAACAGCATAATTTTTTTCAGTAATGAGTAATCTAgctaattactatttctattgTTACAACGCCAGTactgttactaacaagaaaatgtggtGCGGTGGCGTTActgtttttcaacaaacagacggttgaagctgtgttcagcttaccacatcttatatcagttacacggaagtagctgtaagtaatctgggcgctacagctttaagcagctgtgcGCGCTCCCGCAGACGGCAATCACTTTCTGGCatacgatcactttttggcaaaaCACCTGTAGCTAGGGGGCAAAACATGAGTGCATGAGTGCTgttgtttgactgaggaagaatagagtagtcgtggtaagccaatcacatgatcacttcaagatgacaaagcaacaatgtGATAAATACCAGGTTTTAAATTGTGtagataggccacgtaaaaccagagtcatgataaaaatatgtttacgcgtgttttttcctcaatagtttcgtcacgtttaTTGTCTAAGCTAAGGACAgagctagcaagcactctctgcttatgatcaaaaaataaaaaaacaaaacaaaaaacatccagtTCGTGTTGACtaatcaaaaatgatatggcaacatgacatttggttgtttagaaaGAGGGttaagttttaggagtgatggtgagagagagagagagagagagagagagagagaaagaaagacagcagaaaaagagagagagtgagttttAAGaagtgagagatttgtgacgtttaccgtgtttggagtgtgtagttaatgtgttgccttttgtagttagtgtgtagtgttgtgtgtcagaacaatggggcgactgctgtctccaggtaaaaAACAATGGGCCAGCttgtatattttatatgtatattttatatgCTTGTAGTGATGGTGGTAGCACTCATGTTCATGCAGGTGACAATGCTTGTGGTCGTGGCCCAGAGCCAGCTCATGGTCATCCTCGTAGGTGTGCACGCCTTCAGCATTCTTGTAGCCATCTTCATAACAACAGTACAGAgtgtgacttttattttttaaatcttctgttAGAACACTATTACAGCTTAAAATGAGAGGTGTGGGTGCTGTGACTGAGAATCTGGACAGCATAAACCACAGTAGAAAATCTATGTTTGCTAAACTTTCTTTGCAGTTGAAATGTTTACTTTAaacaatattatattttaaagagGCCAGAAATGTGTGCCCTTGTGTAATCAAAACAAATGGGTAGTTTCATATCTAGTCTTGGCAGAGACTAACTTGAAGCTTTATTTGTGAAGAGCAAGTTAGCTAGCTAGTACTGCTAACATGAGCATAAAAGGGTGGGGCTAACTGCAGTGATGCTAGCATTAACCGTGTTAGCACGTTACCTTAAACAGTTGGTTAGTCCACAGGTGTACACTCAGAGGTTCAGCTATTTATTTCATTGCAGAGAAGCTGAATCAATACTTCAGCTAGTTCCCAAATTTTTAAAACAAGTACCTGTACTTCTTCTCAGCTACAGAATGTCTTTACCTTTTGTCACCTGTATTCAATTTTTAAGGTGCCACAAATTTTTAACTCCACAGCATGCTGATTTATGGCAAGGTTTCAGTTGTAACCTATATGGGAATTGCTTGGTTGGTGCAAAAAATATTAGCAGCCTTTTGCCAAAGCAAATCAGTTGTTTAGTGGAATCTAtgaaaaaatgtgcatttaaaacattttttttgctctAGGACATGAAACGGTAAGATTGACTCATGCAAGCAGTCCTTTACTGACAATGTGTTTAATGTAGAAAAATGCAATGCCAAatagttttccttcttttcattACACTTGagcctttgtgtgtgtatttaaaaacagttttataggCTTTATGAACTGGCTGCAGCTGGCTTGAATTCGAGGTCTTTAGTGAAGAGTTCATCCACATTTTTATGCTTTCCCGCTGTGGTGGGGCACTGGGCAGAGACTGATTTTGGGAAGGGCTCGATGGTGGGCTCCATCTGTCCAGGAATTTGAGGGTCGGGTTTAAGTGGGAGAGTGACTCCAACTCCAGGGCCACCAACTGGGACATCAGGGAAGGAAGGCAGAGTCACAGGCTGGCCCAAGGCGGGCAGGACTATCACTGTTCCCTGTGGTTCATCGTGGGGTGCGTTCTCATGTTCGTGCtcgtggtgatggtggtggtgctCGTGTTCATGCAGGTGACCGTGCTTGTGGTCATGGTCCAGAGCCAGCTCATGgtcatgttcatgtgtgtgcacACCTAGAGCATGCTTATAGTCGTGGTGGTGACTGGGAGAGTCACCGCTGTGGTTGTGTGCCTTGGCGTGATGAGTGTGCACGTGATCGTGATTCAGACCGTGGTCATGGGAGTGGTCATGAGCGTGCCTGTGGGCGCTGCCTGTGGCATGGTCATGTGTGTGGTGGTGATCACGGTCATCAGTGTGGTTGTGGGTGTGGCCATGATGAGAGTGGCATTTTGTGTGATCGTTTGCGTGGTCGTGTGTTTGGTCTTGGTCGtggctgtgtgagtgtgtgtcattGTGGCTGTGGTCAGTCTCTCCGCCCAGCAGGTGtagcttcttctctctctcagcaGCCTGGAGAAGAGATAAAGAGTGTAGGATATTAAAGAGTGAACAGTGTATTATAGATTTGCAACCTCTAATGGccatgtgaataaaatatggtcTGGTGCTTCCATCTTCAGATTTTCAAGGCCCACTTAAGTcctgaaaataacaaacagcaaTTCTGGCCTCCATAGCTATGGTCTCCCTTCACGACAACAGTACAgagtgaattttattttttaactcttcTATCTGGACAGTTAGAGCTTCAAAATAGAGGTGTACCAGGTGTGACTGAGAATTTAGACAGGCTAAAGCACTGTAGCAGATCTGTTTGCTAAACTTTAGGGGAACGGTGTTAACAAAACTTTGGATGTGTCCATCTGAttctgtagtttaaaaaaaacacatcctcATTGGAattatacagcaatgacatgtATAAACAGTTTGTGTTAATTTAGTGAGTTCCAAAATTAAAATCACACAATCCACCaatcatccttttttttcttatgctgTAAAAAGACATTGAAGGTAAACAGCGAAACCATCTAAAAGAGTCTCACCTCAGGCTCATAGATCTCACAGGCTCCCTCAATCTCCTCATCGCCATTGAGAGCGTGGAAGAGGGATGCCTTACAGAAACCCTTGTgctgaggagagaaaaagaagaaaaagtaagaGTGCAATAATTATGCCTGTGGTTTTACTACAGTATAAAGGCCTTTACATGTACAGTTTGTGCAAatgtttcttgttttaaaaatacttttggaCAAATTTTTTTGGATCAAGTTCAGTTTTTCTGATTCTCGCGTGTGAATTAACAGATTGGACCAATCAGACCACTGCATTTGGCAAGTGTGCATGCTGCTCTGGGTCATACTGCTATCTGAAAAATATTTCTCTGTCTCCTCAGGTGTGGTCTACCCACAAGAGCTCAGACTTCCTTACTGACGTCCGGAATTATGTACAAAAGCAGCTGTGATGCAGCTTCACCTCTTGGATTAAAACAAGAAATTCTTTTTGCTGCTGCCTTCTATTTAGAATTGGATGATGTCCAGAATGGACAGCACAGTGgcatggttagcactgttgcctcacagcaagaaggtcctgagtttaattccaccatcaggccagggtctttctgtgtggagtttgcatgttctccccgtgtttgcgagggttctcctcccacagtccaaagacatgcactttgtggggataggttaattgaaaagtctaaattgcccataggtgtgagtgcaaatggttgtctgtccctgtgtgttagccctgtgtcagactggcaacctgtccagggtgtaccctgcctcttgccctacgacagctgggataggccccacatcccccgcgaccctgaaaagggtAAGCAGAAGCGAATGTATTTCTGGATGAATCCAGAATCTcagtttcttcattttcttgtttAGAAACCTTACGACCAACTCATCGTCACTTGATGCCATTACACTACAAATTTGCATCTGAAAACTTTGTAGTTTTACGTTGTTTTTTCTAAACTAGGCAAACTAAATATCAAAGTAATCTCCTGCTGTCATACACAAGCCACTGATATGAAGCTAGAACATACTAAGCTTTGAGCAGCAAATGAAGGTCTTTTCCTTGCACTGTTAGAAAGTAAAACAATCCCCTGATGGAGAAGGTGAGTTGAACTTGATTTCATTTGAGAATAAACAGGGCAAAACCTAGTAGATGAAAGATTAATAAAAGACTCACAGCAAACTCGCATTTCATGGGGGGGCAAGGTTCATCTGCTCCTGCCCTCTGGGGGCAAGTGGTCTCCTGGATGGCGTATTCCACATGGTACTTCCTACCTGCGACAACCTGGAcgcacaaagacacagagagaaaggaaaagccCAAATTAAGGAAGAGACTTGATATAAAATCATGTGTGAGAATTGAGGCAGCATAGTTAGTGATGTTCTGTGGCGGTGTGGGATACAGCAAAGTTTTGGTatagaatacattttaataaccACTAAATTACGGTGATTCTTTTTTCACACAGTAACTAGTTAACAGAATGACCATTGGCAAGTCTGGAGGTGGTGTAGCGCCCCCTGTCACGAAAGTAAGACATAgtccaaatgcaaaaaaatgaaaaagattaaagttttaaaaaaatattttaagcacTATTCTTGTTCTTATTTTTGTCAGAAATATGTGATTAAGGAAGTTGTGTGAAATTTTCCCGttctgtttaattaaattaaatcaattttaattcagtttttttatatagcctcaaggcattttatattgtaaggtagacctttCAAAAATACAGAGATAACCCCAGTAATGAAATCaccagtgggaaggaaaaactcccttataacaggaagaaacctccagcagaatcaggctcagggaggggcgaccATCTGCCGTCACTATTTGGGGAGACAAACAAATTAgctttgtttcttctgttttctgtctgtttcttcTTGGCTGCTGGGCTGTGGTCTGGTAGTTTCAAAACTGAGATACTTTTTAGTGCAATATTAGAATGTGACAAGATGAATGGAAAACtgtatacattttatttcttagaACCTGGAACCTCTATACGTTGCTCCACTTTGTCCCTTCCTGCAGCCTGCATAGTTCTGCTTAGTGCTGCTGAGTCATGTGACCGCAGGTCAACgaaacacagcagagcaggGAAGAGTGGGTGgagcagaatcagaatcagaaagggttttattgccaaatgttgagcgggtttacaacattaggaaattgctgttAGGAAATGTGTCTTAATGTAAGTACCAGAGTACCATTACAGTAGTAGTAGTACCAGATTAGGTATGGATACAGTCAGTATAAGTCCAGGCAGAGCAGTGCCACTACCATAAACATTTATGTGCCTCCTTTCTGTTTATACCAGATTTGGTAGAAAACTTTATGAAATATTATACAGTTTATGCAAACTTTACTTACAGGCTACTGTAGTTGTTTAATCTAATTTTTGCGTAGGagcttctctgtgtgtttccatTAAATTTGATGGTATAAATTTGTAAAGGGGAATTCTGCCACCTTATTCTCAGCCTTGACAGTGCATGATGAGAATATATATCTATACAATAAAAGAGCCGAGGATACATTATGTCACACATCTTAATTTTGATCTCCCTACCTGTGAAGTAGCACGGGAGATTTTGAGCAGAGCAAAACGATTGGCCAGCCCACTCTGCTGATTGAACTTCTCCAGAGACTGAGTCACAGCCTTCTGAACTTTATCATGATTATGGTCAGTTAAATCTGGACAGCCACCACAGGACTGATGCACCCTACCTGCAGGAATTGAGCAGaacaaaaagtcattttaattatGAAGAGACTGCTGCACgccacaaaaacatgttttaagtcTGGACCTTGATGTCTTTTTAGATATAATGgttgaatttgaatgaaaaccacAATCACTTCTTTTTGATACGTGTAATATTTTTCATACCTGGTCTGATAGCACACTTGTATTTGTAGAGACGAACCACTCTGTGTACCTTACTGATGAAGATAGCAGCTTTGCACTGTCCATATACCTGCAAACACAATACAATACATGATGTTAGTGTACTGCTTATACATACAGCATCACATTCGCAAAagagtttatttagattttttttatacccTTTTTATAAATTAGTTGAAAGAACAATGACAATATCTTGTGATACTAAATATCTTTATTCACCTGCCAACTTATGAACTATTGCTTATGGAACACAAAACTAAGATGCTCACtatgttaaaaaagaaagatttaagATTGTAAGAAAGCCTTAAgcagaacacaagagacagTAATAAAAACAATCAGGACTAACACATGTATTAATTACATACGCAAACAGATTTTTGGTAAACTTGTTGATGAGAATTTGCAcatgcagtgtttgtgtgtgttttttctaacCTGCGTATTGCCACTACGAATGTCACAGCTCTTCCAGTCCCTCTTGCTGAGAACGCTGCAGTTGGTCTCCACAACATCCAGATTCAGGTAGAAGACCACACCATTCTCTCcctgtaaaacacacaaatttaaTCAATCATTATGTACAGTCAATAAAACGCTAATGGAATTTATTTTCAGTGGTTACTCGTTTAATTTATGTTCTGATCTTTCACatggtcatttgtttttcaCGTAATTTGCCTAACATGGCATCCCCCCctcaaaaaacccccccaaaacagtCTGACTTGTCGTACTTACTTAAAACATtggtttaatttgtttttgttgtctcaTTTGGTCCAATCACAGTGAAAAGTTTTTGGAACATATTTGTTTCATGAAAATGTTTCTAACTGACTTTTTCTCCAGATTTTTAGTCAAATCACTTTATGATTTGACTAAAAATGCCAAAATACACAGTAATGCCAAAATACACTGAACTTCTCTGGACTCTGCTAGAAAGTAATTCTGCCTTAAACAGCTCTGGTCTACCACACAGTAATAATACTGCAAGCTCAGCTTACATGTCTCTTTATGTGGGCATTGGACAGGCGGTGCAGACTGAAGATGTAGCCCTCCTTTCTGTTCTGGTTGATTTTGGTAAGAGCCAGTTCAGCAGCTGCTTTTGTTGAAGCATCTTCACATGAGCCTGGTTCTATGCCACCACGCTCCACTGGTGCACCATTGATGGTCACACAACCCAACGCCAGCAGCAGCGATAACAGCACGCAGGTCTTCATGGTAAAGGCCTGGGACGACTCTCTCTCTTTAACACCGATGTGCAGAGACGGAGAGGTCACATTTTATATCCTGCTACTGTTTAAGTCCCCCCCattccacccacacacacctcTTGTCAATGGTAAATATGACCATTGATCCCTACCTCTCAAAAAGTCATGCTCACCTAGCATCCAGACAAACATTTACAGTGCACACTTGCACAACGGAGCTTATCAGTTGTTAGATAATCACTCATGCAATCGATCTTTTCTTTTGGATCAGCGTGTGCAACCAGTTTGTTGAAGGTCATATGATCTACTCTCGGCACTGAGTTAAATCAAGGACAAAGCTTAAtgtttgttcaataaaaacagcaaaaaggtaaaaaatgaTGGCGAGTAATCAAAGCAGCAACTAATCTCACAATGCTATCCTATAGTTGAGCATGCATTTACAACTTGGTGGGATCTGAGGTCAGAGGAGACTggacagaacacacacagagcacatgaAAGATAAGATCACAcatatgaaaatacatttaaaaattataaacTGAATCTTACATTCAATATCATAAAtagaaactgaaactgaacacAGTATACTTTTCTTATTAACAACACTAGAGCTAGCTATTCATTCTTTCTTCATTCTTTATTCTTTCTCTAGCAGCCTAAGTGACTGTAAATTTCAGAACACTGTCACATTCAGCATCAGGTTTTTAAATTCAGCCTcttaaaagcacattttaatgaaattactATAAGTAATTAGATAATAAGCTCACTTTGTTTTGAAGTATTTGTTTGTTACGTGAAGCAAAGCCACAATTCATAAATGTGCACACAGGGAGAGTCAGTTGTTTCCTTGGTGGTTGGTTCATTGTGATTTTTGGCTCTGGGACAGTCTGGGTACACATTCACCACCATATTAACACAAACTAAATGGGAGGATCAAGAGGGTGAAAGGTCAAAAGAACATAGCATTTATTTGTGCAAACGGACGGTTGGTGCACAGCCATTTTCAGATCTCTCCAGAGATGTTCAATTGGGTTCAAGCGTCTCTCTCTCTGGGACACTTAAGAACATTCACAGAGTGGTCCTGAAGCCACTCATGTGGTGAGTCCttagggtcattgtcctgtttggAGGTCTGAGGTTTAGAGCACTCTGGAGCACGAAGATTGACCGTTGGGTTCTTGGCATCTCCCTGACTAAGGCCTCGACTCAGACATGATATCAGAGGTTAGTTAACAGAGAGATCTTTCTCCtggatacacacacatttaaataagCACTTCTAACTCTATttgctttcttctttctgtGATGTTTCTAGGCTCTCCAAAGAAGGCTGCTGGTTGATCAGCTGATTATGTTGCcacatgctttttctttttgcatgctCATCTTTTTGTGCACGTATTTGCTGAATGTTCACCTTGACCTGGTCTCGAGTGTACAAGAAcaatatcagtatcagtattgaCAGGGAAATCTtcctttgcaggacctgtaagCCT
The Astatotilapia calliptera chromosome 17, fAstCal1.2, whole genome shotgun sequence genome window above contains:
- the LOC113009405 gene encoding histidine-rich glycoprotein-like, whose translation is MKTCVLLSLLLALGCVTINGAPVERGGIEPGSCEDASTKAAAELALTKINQNRKEGYIFSLHRLSNAHIKRHGENGVVFYLNLDVVETNCSVLSKRDWKSCDIRSGNTQVYGQCKAAIFISKVHRVVRLYKYKCAIRPGRVHQSCGGCPDLTDHNHDKVQKAVTQSLEKFNQQSGLANRFALLKISRATSQVVAGRKYHVEYAIQETTCPQRAGADEPCPPMKCEFAHKGFCKASLFHALNGDEEIEGACEIYEPEAAEREKKLHLLGGETDHSHNDTHSHSHDQDQTHDHANDHTKCHSHHGHTHNHTDDRDHHHTHDHATGSAHRHAHDHSHDHGLNHDHVHTHHAKAHNHSGDSPSHHHDYKHALGVHTHEHDHELALDHDHKHGHLHEHEHHHHHHEHEHENAPHDEPQGTVIVLPALGQPVTLPSFPDVPVGGPGVGVTLPLKPDPQIPGQMEPTIEPFPKSVSAQCPTTAGKHKNVDELFTKDLEFKPAAASS